The following are encoded in a window of Puntigrus tetrazona isolate hp1 unplaced genomic scaffold, ASM1883169v1 S000000373, whole genome shotgun sequence genomic DNA:
- the snrnp35 gene encoding U11/U12 small nuclear ribonucleoprotein 35 kDa protein, which yields MMSEWSPVAKVYDPLKAGSIDGTDVEPHDKAVWRAMMARYQPNKGVTGDPLLTLFVARLNPQTSEDKLQEVFSKFGDIRRVRLVRDIVTGFSKRYAFIEYKEERSVKRAWRDASKLVVDQYELFVDFEQERTLQGWIPRRLGGGQGGKKESGQLRFGGRDRPFRKPINLTSMMPQNRSADRWDPSSGREERQRDQEQDREHGRWRERRSDWDRGSDRGYHKEKRDSRHQRNRSRERDSSRRQRDSYRDRE from the coding sequence ATGATGAGTGAGTGGAGTCCCGTGGCAAAGGTTTACGACCCTCTCAAAGCGGGCAGCATCGACGGCACAGATGTGGAGCCCCACGACAAAGCCGTGTGGAGGGCCATGATGGCCCGTTACCAGCCTAACAAGGGGGTGACCGGTGACCCTCTCCTGACGCTGTTCGTGGCACGCCTCAATCCGCAGACGTCCGAGGACAAGCTCCAGGAAGTCTTCTCCAAGTTTGGAGACATCCGCAGGGTACGTCTGGTCCGGGACATCGTGACGGGTTTCTCCAAGCGTTACGCTTTCATCGAGTACAAGGAGGAGCGCTCGGTGAAGAGAGCCTGGAGAGACGCCAGCAAGCTGGTGGTGGACCAATATGAGCTCTTCGTGGACTTCGAACAAGAGCGCACGCTCCAAGGATGGATCCCGAGGCGACTCGGAGGAGGCCAGGGGGGGAAAAAGGAATCGGGTCAGCTGAGGTTTGGAGGGAGGGATAGACCTTTCCGGAAACCCATCAATCTGACGTCCATGATGCCCCAAAACAGATCAGCGGATAGATGGGATCCGTCGAGTGGGAGGGAGGAGAGACAAAGAGACCAAGAGCAAGATAGGGAACACGGACGATGGCGGGAGAGGAGAAGCGACTGGGATCGAGGTAGTGATAGAGGTTACCACAAAGAGAAAAGAGACTCGAGACACCAGCGCAACCGAAGCCGAGAGAGAGACTCCAGCAGAAGACAAAGAGATTCTTACAGAGATCGTGAATGA
- the kmt5aa gene encoding N-lysine methyltransferase KMT5A-A, which produces MNGDVICNGRSPFHRLLQHSSSKSQHHEAISVKLIQDGKTSRLFCTQNEPQKHGDPRRGSTVNGEFILPKMAVNEELQHSVHRAEEQTHQLHCTASYIHASSDITSSSQRKRACRKVKVKKSAKRIADTKSPQNRKVTDYYPIRRSSRKSKSELKCEEKRHIDMLITNGIENGMMVRYIEGKGRGVFATQTFQKGQYVVEYHGDLLQITDAKKREALYAQDPTTGCYMYYFQYLSKTYCVDATKESDRLGRLINHSKNGNCQTKLHDINGIPHLILVASRDIQEGEELLYDYGDRSKASIEAHPWLKH; this is translated from the exons GACGTCATATGCAACGGACGCTCGCCATTTCACCGCCTCTTACAACACAGCAGCTCCAAATCACAGCACCATGAAGCCATCTCCGTCAAACTCATCCAGGACGGCAAAACTTCACGATTATTCTGCACGCAAAACGAGCCACAGAAGCATGGAGACC CCAGGAGAGGCAGTACTGTGAATGGTGAGTTCATCCTCCCAAAAATGGCTGTGAATGAAGAGCTGCAGCATTCGGTGCACAGAGCCGAGGAGCAGACGCATCAGCTGCACTGCACTGCATCCTACATCCACGCCAGCAGTGACATCACTTCCTCCAGTCAGAGGAAACGAGCCTGTCGCAAAGTTAAAGTAAAGAAATCTGCAAAGAGAAT tGCTGATACCAAGAGCCCTCAAAACCGGAAGGTCACAGATTATTACCCCATCAGACGAAGCTCCAGAAAAAGCAAAAGTGAACTGAAG TGTGAAGAGAAGAGGCACATAGACATGCTGATCACAAACGGGATTGAGAATGGAATGATG GTCAGATACATCGAAGGAAAAGGCAGGGGGGTTTTCGCCACGCAGACGTTCCAGAAAGGCCAGTATGTAGTGGAGTATCATGGAGATCTGCTGCAGATAACGGACGCCAAAAAAAGGGAGGCTTTATACGCACAAGATCCAACCACCGGCTGCTACATGTATTACTTCCAGTATCTCAGCAAGACATATTG CGTGGACGCTACGAAGGAGTCGGATCGATTGGGAAGGCTCATTAACCACAGTAAAAACGGCAATTGTCAAACCAAACTCCACGATATTAATGGAATACCTCACCTCATCCTCGTGGCCTCCAGAGACATCCAGGAAGGAGAAGAACTTCTTTACGACTATGGCGACCGCAGCAAAGCCTCGATAGAAGCTCACCCGTGGCTAAAGCATTAA